A portion of the Bacillus sp. es.034 genome contains these proteins:
- a CDS encoding DinB family protein translates to MDINQIIINNLVTKFVQIKSRMLSVINQLSNDDINWRPNEESNSISNLVIHIAGNIHQRIEVGICGLPDKRERDEEFNINKIVSKEEAIEIIESHFEILDKTIKNLEYEEYLRPQKVRSNEVTILEVLLQCASHFSEHLGQILYIGKMRLNNEYISTSIPRKK, encoded by the coding sequence GTGGACATTAATCAAATCATCATAAATAACTTAGTAACAAAATTTGTACAAATAAAAAGTAGAATGTTGTCTGTCATAAATCAACTTTCTAATGATGATATTAATTGGAGACCTAATGAAGAAAGTAATAGTATCTCTAATTTGGTCATACATATTGCAGGGAATATACACCAAAGAATTGAGGTGGGAATCTGTGGTCTTCCAGACAAGAGAGAGAGGGATGAAGAGTTTAATATCAATAAAATAGTAAGTAAAGAAGAAGCAATCGAAATCATAGAGAGTCATTTTGAAATTTTAGATAAGACCATTAAAAATCTTGAATATGAGGAATATTTAAGACCACAAAAGGTACGGAGTAATGAAGTTACCATATTGGAGGTCCTTTTACAATGTGCGTCTCATTTTTCGGAACATCTGGGACAAATATTGTATATAGGAAAAATGAGACTTAATAATGAATATATTTCAACTTCAATCCCCAGGAAAAAATAA
- a CDS encoding ASCH domain-containing protein encodes MKGLIIRFPWIELILDGKKTWEIRGSNTKIRGPIALIKSGSGMVYGEVNISDSKELTLKDYQVSNEFHRVQSDGSQALPYKKTYAWVLEKPRMYKEPIPYKHPMGAVIWVNLKERDLYYEK; translated from the coding sequence ATGAAAGGACTAATAATTAGATTCCCTTGGATTGAACTAATACTGGATGGCAAAAAGACTTGGGAAATCAGGGGTTCCAATACAAAAATTCGAGGACCTATTGCTCTTATAAAGAGTGGCTCAGGTATGGTTTACGGTGAAGTAAATATAAGTGATAGTAAAGAGTTGACCTTAAAAGATTACCAAGTAAGCAACGAATTTCATCGTGTTCAAAGTGATGGTTCCCAAGCATTACCTTATAAAAAGACTTATGCTTGGGTTCTTGAAAAACCTCGAATGTATAAAGAGCCGATACCTTATAAGCATCCTATGGGGGCAGTTATCTGGGTTAACCTGAAAGAAAGGGATTTGTATTATGAAAAGTAG
- a CDS encoding MFS transporter, translating into MEKTSSKSNIIITALITGICLLTDSMLYIALPLYWKEAGLSSLIEVGLLLSVNRLIRIPLNPFAAFITRTLNLRPSLLLAICLTIIVNIGFFSLNGLLFWLILRCVWGFAWALLRLTGQLMVVQLSTNSNKGHLMGMYNGTYRLGSLAGMTIGGFLCYQIGLKLTCLVFACICSLAIPFIFFLSYKSLPPRQESRIIKLSLLKKRGIQLSLFRGFIVSFLLQGVFLSTVSFYLSKHYGGTLTFNGILLTSGVVSGLLLGMRWAWEPFLAPFIGRVSDGKWGRQSILLSALLIIGSLYPFMDSQLPFMIWGLIIIAILICSTIITTLTDTLVSDEAYQIEGRTSLINYYSIAVDFGAALGPLIAYQFITEGKLFLFLCSGLAICLAMISSNEHLKQKDKCSSVTQ; encoded by the coding sequence ATGGAAAAAACATCTAGTAAATCGAACATAATAATAACTGCTCTAATTACAGGCATTTGCTTGCTAACAGATTCTATGCTGTATATTGCTTTGCCCCTTTATTGGAAAGAAGCTGGATTATCTTCACTAATAGAAGTGGGCCTCCTATTGTCGGTTAATCGCTTAATTCGTATACCACTTAATCCGTTTGCTGCTTTTATAACTAGAACCTTAAATCTTCGACCTTCCTTGTTACTTGCCATCTGTTTAACCATAATAGTAAACATTGGTTTTTTCTCCCTAAATGGACTCCTATTTTGGTTAATACTTCGTTGTGTATGGGGATTTGCATGGGCCTTATTACGCCTTACAGGGCAATTAATGGTGGTGCAATTGTCTACCAATTCCAATAAAGGGCATTTAATGGGGATGTATAATGGAACTTATCGATTAGGAAGTTTAGCAGGAATGACCATAGGGGGATTTTTATGCTACCAAATCGGCCTTAAGTTAACTTGCCTGGTATTTGCATGTATATGCTCTTTAGCTATACCTTTCATATTTTTTCTCTCTTATAAGTCTTTACCACCTAGACAAGAATCGAGGATAATTAAGCTCTCTCTTCTAAAAAAAAGGGGTATCCAGTTATCGCTTTTCAGAGGTTTCATCGTATCTTTCCTCCTACAAGGTGTGTTTCTTTCAACTGTTAGCTTTTACTTATCTAAGCATTACGGTGGGACTTTGACTTTTAACGGTATACTATTAACTTCAGGAGTCGTCTCAGGGCTTCTTCTCGGAATGAGATGGGCATGGGAGCCCTTCTTGGCTCCATTTATAGGAAGGGTTTCAGACGGGAAATGGGGCAGGCAATCTATACTTCTGAGCGCCTTACTAATTATCGGAAGTTTATATCCTTTTATGGATAGCCAACTCCCATTTATGATATGGGGTCTCATCATTATCGCCATACTAATTTGTTCAACCATTATCACAACCTTAACCGATACATTAGTATCTGACGAAGCTTACCAAATTGAGGGGAGAACTTCATTAATTAATTACTATTCAATAGCTGTAGACTTTGGGGCAGCTTTAGGGCCACTTATAGCCTATCAATTTATCACTGAAGGAAAACTCTTCCTCTTCCTCTGCTCAGGATTAGCTATCTGTCTAGCGATGATATCCTCAAACGAACACCTTAAACAAAAAGACAAATGTTCTTCTGTTACACAATGA
- a CDS encoding LysR family transcriptional regulator: protein MNLHALRQFINVVQMGSITSAAKQLHISQPAITMQIRNLEKELGVTLFRAKGRGIELTEAGEFIYQQAIKLFTAEEEVEKKINQYTNGVTGKVRIFATNFPASYLFPKWIANFKKRFPSTDITLNSGNTESALEKLVMYEADIAVIASPFSIPEELEAIDLLEDKLFFIVPRGHPLGSKVVEFKDLMNECFILRGEGSSTKALIDSLCHVRQIHLQNAPIQVEKIEEAIQIVSFGYGITLAPKLAILPYLKAELIDIVYIEDLQLSRKIRLCMRRDVDLAPAVRNLINLILHTTKSNSDLVVDGALNKAEVAAIIAQHIAD, encoded by the coding sequence ATGAATCTACACGCTTTACGCCAATTTATCAATGTAGTACAGATGGGAAGTATTACAAGCGCAGCAAAGCAGTTACATATTAGTCAACCTGCAATTACAATGCAAATTAGGAATTTGGAAAAAGAACTTGGTGTCACACTTTTTAGAGCAAAAGGTCGGGGAATCGAGCTTACAGAGGCAGGCGAATTTATTTATCAACAAGCCATTAAGTTGTTTACTGCAGAAGAGGAAGTAGAAAAGAAAATTAATCAATATACGAACGGGGTAACAGGTAAGGTAAGAATTTTTGCTACGAATTTTCCTGCAAGTTACTTATTTCCTAAATGGATTGCTAACTTTAAAAAGCGTTTTCCATCAACTGATATTACGTTGAATTCTGGTAATACCGAAAGTGCATTAGAAAAATTGGTCATGTATGAAGCAGATATTGCAGTAATTGCAAGTCCTTTTTCGATTCCAGAAGAACTGGAAGCCATTGATCTGCTAGAAGACAAACTCTTTTTTATTGTACCTCGAGGTCACCCTCTAGGTTCAAAGGTTGTAGAATTTAAAGATCTTATGAATGAGTGTTTTATTCTAAGAGGAGAAGGAAGTTCTACTAAAGCTTTAATAGATTCTTTATGTCATGTCAGGCAAATCCACTTGCAGAATGCGCCAATTCAAGTAGAAAAAATTGAAGAAGCGATTCAGATAGTTTCATTTGGATATGGTATTACTTTAGCGCCAAAATTAGCAATTTTGCCTTATTTAAAAGCAGAGCTTATTGATATTGTTTACATAGAAGACCTACAACTTTCTAGAAAAATAAGATTGTGTATGCGTCGGGATGTTGATCTAGCTCCGGCAGTTAGAAATTTAATAAATCTAATCTTACATACAACAAAATCCAATTCTGATTTAGTTGTAGACGGTGCCCTTAATAAAGCCGAGGTGGCAGCTATTATCGCTCAACATATAGCCGATTAA